Proteins from a genomic interval of Rosa chinensis cultivar Old Blush chromosome 2, RchiOBHm-V2, whole genome shotgun sequence:
- the LOC121051249 gene encoding secreted RxLR effector protein 161-like: MPYARLVGSLMYAQVCTRPDISFAVNMLSRYQSSAGHAHWVAGKKVLRYLKKTKSHMLVYRRIEDQELEVEAYTDASYKSDSDDLKSTSGYIFVMAGGAISWKTAKQTLIETSTFQAEYIAIFEATGHALWLKNFIAHLKIVESVSRPITIYCDNASAVFFSKNNKRSSGSKNIDVKYFAVRESVRDEEIEVVKIGTKDQLADPLTKALAVSDFIRHTKNMGVLDSFNPDEV, translated from the coding sequence ATGCCATATGCTAGATTGGTTGGGAGTTTGATGTATGCTCAAGTGTGTACAAGGCCAGATATATCTTTTGCTGTGAATATGTTATCAAGGTATCAGTCAAGTGCAGGTCATGCACATTGGGTGGCTGGTAAGAAAGTattgaggtatttgaagaaaaccaaaagtCACATGTTGGTTTACAGAAGAATTGAAGATCAAGAACTTGAAGTGGAAGCTTATACTGATGCATCGTACAAGTCAGATTCAGATGACTTGAAATCGACATCAGGTTATATATTTGTTATGGCTGGAGGAGCAATTTCATGGAAAACAGCTAAACAAACTCTGATAGAAACTTCAACCTTTCAGGCTGAATATATAGCCATCTTTGAAGCAACTGGGCATGCACTATGGTTGAAAAATTTCATTGCTCACTTAAAGATTGTAGAATCTGTGTCAAGGCCTATAACAATCTACTGTGATAATGCATCTGCAGTATTCTTTTCAAAGAATAATAAAAGGTCTTCAGGTTCTAAGAACATTGATGTGAAATACTTTGCAGTGAGAGAAAGTGTCAGAGATGAGGAGATAGAGGTAGTGAAGATTGGAACTAAAGATCAATTGGCTGATCCTTTGACAAAAGCCTTGGCAGTTTCTGATTTTATTAGACACACCAAAAATATGGGAGTGTTGGACAGTTTCAATCCTGATGAAGTCTGA
- the LOC112184325 gene encoding uncharacterized protein LOC112184325 — MVRSMILRSGLPKFLWGEALKTANYICNRVPTKAVHKIPFELWCGYQPSLNHFHVWGCKAEARIHSTTDGKLDSQSVSAFFIGYSEKSKGYKFYCPGKGTRIIESHRAAFYDEVFDNSARNDLEMDKSSSQAEDDMEKWFVYQDYSNIRILDQDCSNTSILDQDHSNTIVLDQDCSNTSVLDNSVPLNLVPASTEDENVTQQASVDVVDHVNTITGEQSEPIADDTMPTKHNEQAAANTVVMQTTEIAEAS; from the coding sequence ATGGTTAGAAGCATGATACTCAGGTCTGGACTTCCAAAATTTCTGTGGGGAGAAGCCTTaaagactgcaaattatatttgtaaCAGAGTTCCAACCAAAGCagttcacaaaattccatttgagttgTGGTGTGGATATCAACCCAGTCTGAATCATTTTCATGTGTGGGGATGTAAAGCAGAGGCTAGAATTCACAGCACTACAGATGGAAAGTTGGATTCTCAATCAGTCAGTGCATTTTTCATTGGCTATTCTGAGAAGTCCAAAGGATACAAGTTCTATTGTCCTGGAAAGGGAACAAGAATAATTGAATCTCACAGAGCTGCATTTTATGATGAGGTATTTGATAACAGTGCAAGGAATGATTTAGAAATGGATAAAAGTTCATCACAGGCAGAAGACGACATGGAGAAATGGTTTGTCTATCAGGATTACAGTAACATTCGCATCCTAGATCAGGACTGCAGCAATACATCAATCCTAGATCAGGATCATAGCAATACAATAGTCCTAGATCAGGACTGTAGTAATACTTCAGTCCTAGACAATTCAGTGCCGTTGAATCTTGTTCCAGCAAGTACAGAGGATGAAAATGTAACACAACAAGCAAGTGTAGATGTTGTGGATCATGTCAACACTATCACAGGTGAACAAAGTGAGCCAATTGCAGATGATACAATGCCAACAAAACATAATGAGCAAGCTGCAGCAAATACAGTAGTAATGCAGACCACAGAAATTGCAGAAGCATCATAG